One genomic segment of Streptomyces sp. RKND-216 includes these proteins:
- a CDS encoding DEAD/DEAH box helicase: MSAPVSALDAVLTEDADAEQSLTFGDLGLPEQVVRKLAQNGVTTPFPIQAATIPDALAGKDILGRGRTGSGKTLSFGLPLLSRLTGGRTEKKRPRGVILTPTRELAMQVSDALQPYGDVLGLKFKVVCGGTSMGNQIYALERGVDILVATPGRLRDLINRGACSLQDVEITVLDEADQMSDLGFLPEVTELLDLIPEGGQRMLFSATMEKEIGTLVDRYLVDPVSHQVDAAQGAVTTMTHHVLVVKPRDKQPVTAAIAARKGRTIIFVRTQLGADRVAEQLRDAGVRADALHGGMTQGARTRTLADFKDGKVNTLVATDVAARGIHVDGIDLVLNVDPAGDHKDYLHRSGRTARAGESGTVVSLALPHQRRQIFRLMEDAGVDASRHIIGRGDVFDDEVARITGARSLTEVQAESTANAAKQAEREAKDLARRLEGAQRRAAELREEADRLTARAARERGDDPDEAVAAAAEALAAEAAAEAEAEAKARAAEERRREERRERKRDERSFDRRDDRREGGGRDDRREDRPFNRDRRDGGRPFKRDDRRPYNRDRREDRPFNRDRREDRPFNRERREDRPFNRDRREDRPFNRERREDRPFNRERRDGGRPFNRDDRREDRRPYNRDRRDERRPYGRRDDHRGSGAGSFHRGGGNAGGRHSDRRTDKPRWKRNG, encoded by the coding sequence ATGTCTGCGCCCGTTTCCGCCCTTGACGCCGTCCTCACCGAGGACGCCGACGCGGAACAGTCCCTCACCTTCGGCGACCTCGGTCTTCCCGAGCAGGTCGTCCGCAAGCTCGCACAGAACGGCGTCACCACGCCGTTCCCCATCCAGGCCGCCACCATCCCCGACGCCCTGGCCGGCAAGGACATCCTCGGCCGCGGCCGTACCGGCTCCGGCAAGACGCTGTCGTTCGGCCTGCCGCTGCTCAGCCGCCTCACCGGTGGCCGCACGGAGAAGAAGCGCCCGCGCGGCGTCATCCTCACCCCGACCCGCGAACTGGCGATGCAGGTCTCCGACGCGCTCCAGCCGTACGGCGACGTGCTCGGCCTCAAGTTCAAGGTCGTCTGCGGCGGCACCTCGATGGGCAACCAGATCTACGCCCTGGAGCGCGGAGTCGACATCCTCGTCGCCACCCCGGGCCGCCTGCGCGACCTGATCAACCGCGGCGCCTGCTCGCTGCAGGACGTTGAGATCACCGTCCTGGACGAGGCCGACCAGATGTCGGACCTGGGCTTCCTGCCCGAGGTCACCGAACTCCTCGACCTCATCCCGGAGGGCGGCCAGCGCATGCTGTTCTCCGCCACCATGGAGAAGGAGATCGGCACCCTCGTCGACCGCTACCTCGTCGACCCGGTCAGCCACCAGGTCGACGCCGCGCAGGGCGCCGTCACGACCATGACGCACCACGTGCTGGTGGTGAAGCCGCGTGACAAGCAGCCCGTCACCGCGGCGATCGCCGCCCGCAAGGGCCGCACCATCATCTTCGTCCGCACCCAGCTCGGCGCCGACCGCGTCGCCGAGCAGCTGCGCGACGCCGGCGTCCGAGCCGACGCCCTGCACGGCGGCATGACCCAGGGCGCCCGCACCCGCACCCTCGCCGACTTCAAGGACGGCAAGGTCAACACGCTCGTCGCCACGGACGTCGCCGCCCGCGGCATCCACGTCGACGGCATCGACCTGGTCCTCAACGTGGACCCGGCCGGCGACCACAAGGACTACCTGCACCGCTCCGGCCGCACCGCCCGCGCGGGCGAGTCCGGCACCGTCGTCTCCCTCGCCCTCCCGCACCAGCGGCGGCAGATCTTCCGGCTGATGGAGGACGCGGGCGTCGACGCCTCCCGCCACATCATCGGCCGCGGCGACGTCTTCGACGACGAGGTCGCCCGCATCACCGGCGCCCGCTCACTGACCGAGGTGCAGGCCGAGTCCACGGCGAACGCCGCCAAGCAGGCGGAGCGCGAGGCCAAGGACCTGGCCCGGCGCCTGGAAGGCGCGCAGCGCCGCGCCGCCGAGCTGCGCGAGGAGGCCGACCGCCTCACCGCGCGCGCCGCGCGCGAGCGGGGCGACGACCCGGACGAGGCCGTCGCCGCGGCCGCCGAGGCGCTCGCCGCCGAGGCGGCGGCGGAGGCCGAGGCCGAGGCGAAGGCCCGCGCCGCGGAGGAGCGCCGCCGCGAGGAGCGCCGCGAACGCAAGCGCGACGAGCGGTCGTTCGACCGCCGCGACGACCGCCGCGAGGGCGGCGGCCGTGACGACCGGCGGGAGGACCGTCCGTTCAACCGTGACCGTCGTGACGGCGGCCGTCCGTTCAAGCGCGACGACCGGCGCCCCTACAACCGTGACCGGCGGGAGGACCGTCCGTTCAACCGTGACCGGCGGGAGGACCGTCCGTTCAACCGTGAGCGGCGGGAGGACCGTCCGTTCAACCGTGACCGGCGGGAGGACCGTCCGTTCAACCGTGAGCGGCGGGAGGACCGTCCGTTCAACCGTGAGCGGCGTGACGGCGGCCGCCCCTTCAACCGCGACGACCGGCGGGAGGACCGGCGCCCCTACAACCGCGACCGGCGTGACGAGCGCCGTCCGTACGGCCGCCGCGACGACCACCGCGGCAGCGGCGCCGGCTCCTTCCACCGGGGCGGCGGCAACGCGGGCGGGCGCCACTCCGACCGCCGCACCGACAAGCCGCGCTGGAAGCGCAACGGCTGA
- a CDS encoding CrcB family protein, with product MTRSGARRPSSDPVDSDVDLRLARHRAETVGRRRWPLLAAIACGGASGALARHALTLALPARPHGFPWGTFAVNGLGCALIGVLMVLIGDARPGPGRWRAAWSHPLARPFLGVGVLGGFTTFSTYAVEAVARAADGRPGLALVSVTATPLVAVAAVAVGALGTRRVVGRRRP from the coding sequence GTGACCCGCTCCGGCGCCCGGCGACCGTCCTCCGATCCCGTCGACTCGGACGTCGACCTGCGCCTCGCGCGGCACCGGGCGGAGACCGTGGGCCGGCGACGGTGGCCGCTGCTCGCCGCGATCGCCTGCGGGGGCGCGTCGGGCGCGCTCGCGCGCCACGCGCTGACGCTCGCGCTCCCCGCACGCCCCCACGGCTTCCCGTGGGGGACGTTCGCCGTGAACGGGCTCGGCTGTGCGCTGATCGGCGTGCTGATGGTGCTGATCGGCGACGCGCGGCCCGGTCCGGGACGGTGGCGCGCGGCGTGGTCCCACCCGCTCGCCCGGCCGTTTCTCGGCGTGGGCGTGCTGGGCGGGTTCACCACCTTCTCCACGTACGCCGTCGAGGCGGTCGCGCGGGCGGCGGACGGCCGTCCCGGCCTGGCGCTCGTCTCCGTGACCGCCACGCCGCTGGTGGCCGTCGCCGCGGTGGCCGTGGGGGCGCTGGGGACCCGCAGGGTCGTGGGGAGGCGACGGCCGTGA
- a CDS encoding metallopeptidase family protein yields MLEMTREDFEELVAQALDRIPPELTRLMDNVAVFVEDEPPAHDPDLLGLYEGTPLTERGEWYAGVLPDRITIYLGPTLRLVESEGGDRDLVVEEVEITVVHEIAHHFGIDDERLHALGYG; encoded by the coding sequence GTGCTGGAGATGACGCGCGAGGACTTCGAGGAACTGGTCGCCCAGGCCCTGGACCGCATCCCGCCCGAGCTGACCAGGCTCATGGACAACGTGGCGGTGTTCGTCGAGGACGAGCCCCCGGCCCACGACCCCGACCTGCTGGGTCTGTACGAGGGCACGCCGCTGACCGAACGCGGCGAGTGGTACGCGGGCGTGCTGCCGGACCGCATCACGATCTATCTCGGACCCACGTTGCGGCTCGTCGAGTCCGAGGGCGGCGACCGCGACCTGGTGGTCGAGGAGGTAGAGATCACGGTCGTCCACGAGATCGCGCACCACTTCGGCATCGACGACGAACGCCTGCACGCCCTGGGCTACGGGTGA
- a CDS encoding response regulator transcription factor produces the protein MSSTAETAATLRLLIVDDEVLIRSGLTVILGSAPDIEVVGSCAGADALTAVREHRPDVVLLDIRMPDVDGITLLRHIRRLPEPPHVAMLTTFDTDEYLGEALALGAGGFLLKDTDPEVLVRSVRALGTGAGCMSSSVVRRLRDGGRGGEAVSADRAVAELSGREKQVLTFIGEGLSNGEIGARMCFSTATAKDDVSAVLTKLGVANRVQAAVIAERAGLLGADGA, from the coding sequence GTGTCCTCCACCGCGGAAACCGCCGCCACGCTGCGGCTTCTCATCGTCGACGACGAGGTGCTCATCCGGTCGGGCCTGACCGTGATCCTCGGCAGCGCCCCGGACATAGAGGTCGTCGGCTCCTGCGCGGGCGCGGACGCGCTGACCGCCGTACGGGAGCACCGGCCCGACGTCGTCCTGCTCGACATCCGGATGCCGGACGTCGACGGGATCACCCTGCTGCGGCACATCCGCCGCCTGCCGGAACCGCCGCACGTGGCGATGCTGACGACCTTCGACACCGACGAGTACCTCGGCGAGGCGCTGGCGCTGGGCGCGGGCGGGTTCCTGCTGAAGGACACCGACCCGGAGGTGCTGGTGCGGTCGGTGCGGGCCCTGGGCACGGGCGCGGGTTGCATGTCGTCCTCGGTGGTGCGGCGCCTGCGGGACGGCGGCCGGGGCGGCGAGGCGGTGTCCGCCGACCGTGCCGTCGCGGAGCTGTCCGGGCGGGAGAAACAGGTGCTCACCTTCATCGGGGAGGGGCTGTCGAACGGCGAGATCGGCGCCCGGATGTGCTTCTCCACCGCGACCGCGAAGGACGACGTGAGCGCGGTGCTCACCAAGCTCGGGGTGGCCAACCGGGTGCAGGCGGCCGTGATCGCGGAACGCGCGGGCCTGCTCGGCGCCGACGGCGCGTGA
- a CDS encoding alpha/beta hydrolase yields the protein MATTALIAGVVAVPSAGAAPAAAADAPTAAADRAQRDHRAEARGVRVAAARAAAEGIDWAACPGDWELPDPVQCGWVTVPVDYAEPNGDTVELAVDRAPATGGKGAHQGSLLYNPGGPGGSGMPFPLRSTTGSEVWKGLAEAYDFVGFDPRGVGRSAPLSCMDPQEFAKAPKPAPVPDDEADKRAHRKLARAYADGCVERSGDLLRHMNTPNTARDLDVIRAALGEKKLNYLGVSYGTYLGAVYAELFPGHVRRMVFDSVVNPSREKIWYRANLDQNVAFQTRWNDWTAWVAEHDDVYGIGTTAEQVQERFTALRAAVKKEPVGGVVGPAELLGFFQGATYSDRAWAPVAAVWSAYAEGDEQALVDAAGPDPSDTAGNVSSENGNAVYTAVECNDARWPSNWKRWDRDSTRLHRDHPFLTWSNTWMNLPCADWPLEQREPVEVRPGRKLPPTLILQAERDAATPYEGAVELHERLKGSRLVTERDAGSHGVSGLTNPCVNKRVDAYLLDGTLGKRDVTCAPHAEPQPESQAPAQAPDTATVSAP from the coding sequence CTGGCGACCACCGCCCTCATAGCCGGCGTCGTGGCCGTACCGTCGGCCGGCGCCGCCCCGGCGGCCGCGGCCGATGCCCCCACGGCCGCGGCCGACCGGGCCCAGCGGGACCACCGGGCCGAGGCCCGCGGCGTGCGCGTCGCCGCCGCCCGTGCCGCCGCCGAGGGCATCGACTGGGCGGCCTGCCCCGGCGACTGGGAACTGCCCGACCCTGTCCAGTGCGGCTGGGTCACCGTGCCCGTCGACTACGCCGAGCCGAACGGCGACACCGTGGAGCTCGCCGTCGACCGCGCCCCCGCGACCGGCGGGAAGGGCGCCCACCAGGGCTCGCTCCTCTACAACCCCGGCGGGCCCGGCGGTTCCGGCATGCCCTTCCCGCTGCGCTCCACCACGGGCAGCGAGGTGTGGAAGGGCCTCGCCGAGGCGTACGACTTCGTCGGGTTCGACCCGCGCGGCGTCGGCCGTTCCGCCCCCCTCTCCTGCATGGACCCGCAGGAGTTCGCCAAGGCCCCCAAGCCCGCGCCCGTCCCCGACGACGAGGCCGACAAGCGCGCCCACCGCAAGCTCGCCCGCGCGTACGCGGACGGCTGCGTCGAGCGCAGCGGCGACCTCCTCCGCCACATGAACACCCCGAACACCGCCCGCGACCTGGACGTGATCCGGGCCGCGCTGGGCGAGAAGAAGCTCAACTACCTCGGCGTCTCCTACGGCACCTACCTCGGCGCCGTCTACGCCGAGCTGTTCCCCGGCCACGTCCGCCGGATGGTGTTCGACAGCGTGGTCAACCCGTCCCGCGAGAAGATCTGGTACCGGGCCAACCTCGACCAGAACGTCGCCTTCCAGACGCGCTGGAACGACTGGACGGCATGGGTCGCCGAGCACGACGACGTGTACGGCATCGGTACCACCGCCGAGCAGGTCCAGGAGCGGTTCACCGCGCTGCGCGCTGCCGTTAAGAAAGAGCCCGTCGGCGGCGTCGTCGGCCCCGCCGAACTGCTCGGCTTCTTCCAGGGCGCCACCTACTCCGACCGTGCCTGGGCGCCCGTCGCCGCCGTCTGGTCCGCCTACGCCGAGGGCGACGAGCAGGCCCTCGTCGACGCCGCCGGCCCGGACCCCTCCGACACCGCGGGCAACGTCTCCTCGGAGAACGGCAACGCCGTCTACACCGCCGTCGAGTGCAACGACGCGCGCTGGCCGTCGAACTGGAAGCGCTGGGACCGGGACAGCACCCGCCTGCACCGCGACCACCCGTTCCTGACCTGGTCCAACACCTGGATGAATCTGCCCTGCGCCGACTGGCCGCTGGAGCAGCGCGAACCCGTCGAGGTCCGTCCGGGCCGGAAGCTGCCTCCCACGCTGATCCTCCAGGCCGAACGCGACGCAGCCACCCCGTACGAGGGCGCCGTCGAGCTGCACGAGCGGCTCAAGGGCTCCCGGCTCGTCACCGAACGGGACGCCGGTTCGCACGGCGTCTCCGGGCTCACCAACCCGTGCGTCAACAAGCGCGTCGACGCCTACCTGCTGGACGGCACCCTCGGCAAGCGGGACGTCACCTGCGCCCCGCACGCCGAACCGCAGCCCGAGTCACAGGCACCGGCGCAGGCTCCGGACACGGCGACCGTCTCCGCGCCCTGA
- a CDS encoding metallophosphoesterase — protein MAAREERHRPTLRPFRSPGAALSRAGRAGRATAARVRRWVRRPRNGPTAGAADGAAQPPQGAELPREGRPAQRWKRAGGLVAVTLLGAWLGLLIVGNVRTGIGPMDTTMTLRPSLSGGTKINVSPLGSLELDSHHAPLRLDVNVDQLDPVRSTALVSHPERINGLENEITTDVQDGVLDVAVRTVVAVVLGSTVLGLAVYRRPRRALAAGGLALALLATSGVTAFATWNPKSVLEPKFSGLLASAPSVVGSARSIVTDFGVYQEELARLVTNVTKLYEATSTLPAYQPSPNTTRVLHVSDIHLNPIAWSVVRSLVEQYDIDVIVDAGDTMDHGTAAENYFLDPIPDLGAPYVWVRGNHDSIETQAAMAELGDGVYVLDNGVAVTVAGVRIAGMGDPQFTPDRSVVPEGDPAERAAGRELAFALRKQAAQDTPVDIAVMHNPVAAAETDGEVPLALAGHTHKRSNEILEDGTRLMVEGTTGGGGLRAVEDDDPQQVQATVLYLDEETDQLQAWDSITLGGLGLSKAEVSRHLPGDVNPPEPTPSPSSPSPSPSVPGEPPGTPSPGSPAPGIPPTTGAPTREAAP, from the coding sequence ATGGCCGCCCGTGAAGAACGGCACCGTCCGACCCTCCGTCCGTTCCGATCGCCGGGAGCCGCCCTCTCACGTGCCGGGCGCGCGGGACGCGCCACCGCAGCGCGCGTACGGCGGTGGGTGAGACGTCCGCGCAACGGCCCCACCGCCGGGGCCGCCGACGGGGCGGCGCAGCCCCCGCAAGGTGCGGAGCTGCCCCGGGAGGGGCGCCCCGCGCAGCGGTGGAAGCGTGCGGGCGGCCTGGTCGCCGTCACCCTCCTGGGAGCCTGGCTGGGCCTGCTGATCGTGGGAAACGTGCGCACCGGCATCGGGCCGATGGACACCACGATGACCCTGCGCCCCTCGCTCTCCGGCGGCACGAAGATCAACGTGTCGCCGCTCGGCTCCCTGGAGTTGGACAGCCATCACGCGCCGCTCCGCCTCGACGTGAACGTCGACCAGCTCGACCCCGTACGGTCCACCGCCCTCGTCAGCCACCCGGAACGGATCAACGGCCTCGAGAACGAGATCACCACCGACGTGCAGGACGGCGTGCTCGACGTCGCGGTACGCACGGTCGTCGCCGTGGTGCTCGGCTCCACGGTGCTGGGCCTGGCCGTCTACCGGCGCCCGCGTCGCGCCCTGGCCGCGGGCGGACTCGCTCTCGCGCTGCTCGCCACGTCCGGCGTCACGGCGTTCGCGACGTGGAACCCGAAGTCGGTGCTGGAGCCGAAGTTCTCCGGCCTGCTCGCCAGCGCGCCGTCCGTGGTGGGCAGCGCCCGCAGCATCGTCACGGACTTCGGCGTCTACCAGGAGGAACTGGCCCGGCTGGTCACCAACGTCACCAAGCTCTACGAGGCGACCTCCACCCTGCCCGCCTACCAGCCGTCGCCGAACACCACGCGCGTGCTGCACGTCTCCGACATCCATCTCAACCCGATCGCGTGGAGCGTCGTGCGCTCCCTGGTCGAGCAGTACGACATCGACGTCATCGTCGACGCCGGCGACACCATGGACCACGGCACCGCCGCCGAGAACTACTTCCTCGACCCCATCCCGGACCTCGGCGCCCCCTACGTGTGGGTGCGCGGCAACCACGACTCCATCGAGACGCAGGCGGCCATGGCCGAGCTGGGCGACGGCGTGTACGTGCTGGACAACGGCGTCGCCGTGACCGTCGCGGGCGTCCGCATCGCCGGCATGGGCGACCCGCAGTTCACCCCCGACCGTTCCGTCGTCCCCGAGGGTGACCCGGCGGAACGCGCCGCCGGGCGTGAGCTGGCGTTCGCGCTCCGCAAGCAGGCGGCACAGGACACCCCCGTGGACATCGCCGTGATGCACAACCCGGTCGCCGCCGCCGAGACCGACGGCGAGGTGCCGCTCGCCCTCGCGGGCCACACCCACAAGCGCAGCAACGAGATCCTCGAGGACGGCACCCGCCTGATGGTCGAGGGCACCACAGGCGGCGGCGGCCTCCGCGCCGTCGAGGACGACGACCCGCAGCAGGTGCAGGCCACCGTGCTCTACCTGGACGAGGAGACCGACCAGCTCCAGGCCTGGGACTCGATCACGCTCGGCGGGCTGGGGCTGTCCAAGGCCGAGGTCAGCCGGCATCTGCCCGGCGACGTGAACCCGCCGGAGCCCACGCCATCCCCCTCCTCCCCCTCGCCGTCACCTTCGGTGCCGGGCGAGCCGCCCGGCACGCCCAGCCCGGGCAGCCCCGCACCCGGCATCCCGCCCACCACCGGCGCCCCCACCCGGGAGGCGGCGCCGTGA
- a CDS encoding VOC family protein, which translates to MAVRPEGTPCWADAMFDDADAAKRFYGDVLGWTFAEPDPRFGDYAQAYADGKAVAAVSPTMPGMEGGAGAWCLYLASPDLDATAQKVRDAGGEVLMGPMDVGDFGGMLLVRDPGGVVFGVWRAGTHQGFDAEAVPGAYCWAEVYTREAPAADTFFSRVFPYRVRHVEDTGGMDFNVYALGEDAVLGRMKMNAADFPPEVPSYLNVYFTVPDCDDAVARVTESGGRLHFGPVDTPFGRFASLGDPQGAAFSVIDITTTEGEMPKITDVS; encoded by the coding sequence ATGGCCGTACGACCGGAAGGCACCCCCTGCTGGGCCGACGCGATGTTCGACGACGCCGATGCGGCGAAGCGCTTCTACGGCGACGTGCTGGGTTGGACGTTCGCCGAACCCGACCCGCGGTTCGGCGACTACGCGCAGGCGTACGCCGACGGCAAGGCCGTCGCCGCCGTCTCGCCCACCATGCCCGGCATGGAAGGCGGCGCCGGCGCCTGGTGCCTCTACCTCGCCTCGCCCGACCTCGACGCGACCGCGCAGAAGGTGCGGGATGCGGGTGGCGAGGTGTTGATGGGGCCGATGGACGTCGGCGACTTCGGCGGGATGCTCCTCGTCCGCGACCCGGGCGGCGTCGTCTTCGGCGTCTGGCGGGCCGGCACGCATCAGGGCTTCGACGCCGAGGCCGTCCCCGGCGCGTACTGCTGGGCGGAGGTCTACACCCGGGAGGCGCCGGCGGCCGACACCTTCTTCTCCCGCGTCTTCCCGTACCGCGTGCGGCACGTGGAGGACACCGGAGGCATGGACTTCAACGTCTACGCACTCGGTGAGGACGCCGTCCTCGGCCGGATGAAGATGAACGCGGCGGACTTCCCGCCCGAGGTCCCGTCCTACCTCAACGTCTACTTCACCGTGCCGGACTGCGACGACGCCGTCGCGAGGGTGACCGAGAGCGGCGGCAGGCTCCACTTCGGCCCCGTGGACACGCCGTTCGGCCGCTTCGCCTCCCTCGGCGACCCGCAGGGCGCGGCGTTCTCCGTCATCGACATCACCACGACGGAAGGCGAGATGCCGAAGATCACCGATGTGTCCTGA
- a CDS encoding type II toxin-antitoxin system VapB family antitoxin: MSATQIDIDDDALADAMRLSQAKTRKDTVNLALREDAERRRRTEARLRHFRAARGWDEEGFERQHRAEKGAA; encoded by the coding sequence TTGAGCGCGACGCAGATCGACATCGATGACGATGCCCTCGCGGACGCGATGCGTCTGTCTCAGGCCAAGACCAGGAAGGACACCGTCAACCTCGCGCTGCGCGAAGATGCGGAGAGGCGCCGCCGCACCGAGGCGCGCCTGCGACACTTCCGTGCTGCCCGGGGCTGGGACGAAGAAGGCTTCGAGCGTCAGCACAGGGCGGAGAAGGGTGCGGCCTGA
- the crcB gene encoding fluoride efflux transporter CrcB has product MTWLWVALGGALGAPLRYLADRAVQSRHAADFPWGTFAVNVTGCLALGLLTGAVLGGGGAWDDMQVLLGTGLCGALTTYSTFSWETLRLAESGRGVLAGANVAASVCAGTGAAAAGLALTGAF; this is encoded by the coding sequence GTGACGTGGCTGTGGGTCGCACTGGGCGGGGCGCTCGGGGCCCCGCTGAGGTACCTGGCGGACCGTGCGGTGCAGAGTCGCCACGCCGCCGACTTCCCCTGGGGGACCTTCGCCGTCAACGTCACCGGCTGCCTGGCACTGGGCCTGCTCACGGGAGCGGTTCTCGGCGGGGGCGGAGCGTGGGACGACATGCAGGTGCTCCTCGGAACCGGGCTGTGCGGGGCGCTGACCACGTATTCGACGTTCTCCTGGGAGACGCTGCGGCTCGCGGAAAGCGGCCGTGGGGTGCTCGCCGGGGCGAACGTGGCCGCGTCGGTGTGTGCGGGCACGGGCGCGGCGGCCGCGGGCCTGGCACTGACCGGCGCGTTCTGA
- the ppk2 gene encoding polyphosphate kinase 2 — MSGSPVEDDLRAAEKKLLQGLTIDDRRPEQPVVLDAEGRPLSTWRENHPYDEKLRRKPYERTKRLLQIELLKVQRWARETGQRIVVVCEGRDAAGKGGTIQRFTERLNPRGARVVALEKPTERERGQWYFQRYAAHLPSAGEIVFFDRSWYNRAGVERVMGFCTPEEHRLFLQQAPLFEQMLTDDGILLVKFWFSLSRGEQRTRFAIRQVDPVRRWKLSPTDLASLDLWDAYTTAKVDMFRATDTPHAPWTVVKSNDKKRARLEAMRHLLSRCDYPTKDPDIVGDCDPLIVGPADTLLEAGEEPTDLSPTPLADHDAGPGRHPGQPTCDTAETR, encoded by the coding sequence ATGAGCGGGTCACCCGTCGAGGACGACCTCCGGGCGGCGGAGAAGAAGCTCCTGCAAGGGCTGACCATCGACGACCGGCGCCCCGAGCAACCCGTCGTGCTGGACGCGGAGGGCCGACCGCTCTCGACGTGGCGCGAGAATCACCCCTACGACGAGAAGCTGCGCAGAAAGCCGTACGAGCGCACCAAGCGCCTGCTCCAGATCGAACTGCTGAAGGTGCAGCGGTGGGCCCGGGAGACCGGGCAGCGCATCGTCGTGGTCTGCGAGGGCCGGGACGCGGCGGGCAAAGGCGGCACGATCCAGCGCTTCACCGAACGCCTCAACCCCCGCGGCGCACGCGTCGTCGCGCTGGAGAAGCCGACCGAGCGGGAACGCGGCCAGTGGTACTTCCAGCGGTACGCCGCCCACCTCCCGTCCGCCGGGGAGATCGTCTTCTTCGACCGCTCCTGGTACAACCGGGCCGGCGTCGAGCGCGTTATGGGCTTCTGCACCCCGGAGGAGCACCGCCTCTTCCTCCAGCAGGCTCCGCTGTTCGAGCAGATGCTGACGGACGACGGCATCCTGCTCGTGAAGTTCTGGTTCTCCCTCTCCCGGGGCGAGCAACGCACCCGCTTCGCGATACGCCAGGTCGACCCGGTACGCCGGTGGAAGCTCTCACCCACCGACCTGGCGTCGCTCGACCTGTGGGACGCCTACACGACGGCGAAGGTCGACATGTTCCGCGCCACCGACACCCCGCACGCGCCGTGGACCGTGGTCAAGAGCAACGACAAGAAGCGGGCGCGGCTGGAGGCCATGCGCCACCTGCTGAGCCGCTGCGACTACCCCACCAAGGACCCGGACATCGTCGGGGACTGCGACCCGCTGATCGTCGGCCCTGCGGACACCCTCCTGGAGGCGGGCGAGGAACCGACCGACCTCTCCCCCACGCCCCTCGCCGACCACGACGCGGGCCCGGGCCGCCACCCCGGGCAGCCCACCTGTGACACGGCCGAGACGCGGTGA
- a CDS encoding histidine kinase, translated as MNSHGAAGFHGTREAPGTRENSDARDGTAADERRAGDAPAQGRGRLRRAVRAPLTALRWMRRGWLTDAVVAVLASLDVYFSLPTPHLWQTVLSWVAAGALLLRRRWPRLTLALALPGLYAGVALLASIVALGTLASRCRVAWQVRLAVVAVVTGSFIPWPLSRFAEAEPGLLVQNLIYALVLGVGPAVIGLLVQTRQDLSARVAELATVRDHERELHARTVLAREHARLAREMHDVVSHKASLMAVQAGALEVTAADPEVKEAAGTLRRLATGTLEELRGMIVVLRAAGAGPTELLPQPRLGNLPELVEGSGLDAELRMDGADGRRLPEAVERTAYRTVQEALTNVRKHAPGARTLVTVDVDDEALRVSIRNGPPDGAAPRPDIPGGGHGIVGLQERAVLLGGRLTVGPTPEGGYAVRAEVPLERPAKPASAH; from the coding sequence ATGAACTCCCACGGCGCCGCCGGTTTCCACGGCACCCGCGAGGCTCCCGGCACCCGCGAGAACTCCGACGCACGCGACGGGACCGCCGCCGACGAGAGGCGGGCCGGCGACGCGCCCGCGCAGGGCCGGGGCCGGCTGCGGCGGGCGGTGCGCGCGCCGCTGACCGCCCTGCGGTGGATGCGCCGCGGCTGGCTGACCGACGCCGTGGTCGCCGTGCTGGCCTCGCTCGACGTGTACTTCTCGCTGCCCACCCCGCACCTGTGGCAGACGGTGCTGTCCTGGGTCGCCGCGGGGGCGCTGCTGCTGCGCCGCCGCTGGCCCCGGCTGACGCTCGCTCTGGCGTTGCCCGGCCTGTACGCGGGAGTCGCGCTGCTGGCGTCCATCGTGGCGCTGGGCACGCTGGCCAGCCGGTGCCGGGTCGCCTGGCAGGTGCGGCTCGCGGTGGTGGCCGTGGTGACGGGCAGCTTCATCCCGTGGCCGCTGAGCCGGTTCGCGGAGGCGGAGCCCGGACTGCTCGTGCAGAACCTGATCTACGCGCTGGTGCTCGGCGTCGGTCCCGCCGTCATAGGGCTCCTCGTGCAGACCCGGCAGGACCTGTCGGCCCGCGTCGCGGAGCTGGCGACCGTACGCGACCACGAGCGGGAGCTGCACGCCCGTACGGTGCTGGCGCGCGAACACGCCCGGCTGGCACGGGAGATGCACGACGTGGTGTCCCACAAGGCCAGCCTGATGGCCGTGCAGGCGGGGGCGCTGGAGGTGACCGCCGCCGACCCGGAGGTCAAGGAGGCCGCCGGCACGCTGCGCCGGCTGGCGACGGGCACCCTGGAGGAGCTGCGCGGCATGATCGTGGTGCTGCGCGCGGCCGGTGCCGGGCCGACGGAACTGCTTCCGCAGCCGCGGCTGGGCAACTTGCCGGAACTGGTCGAGGGGTCCGGGCTGGACGCCGAACTGCGCATGGACGGCGCCGACGGCCGCCGGCTTCCGGAGGCGGTCGAACGGACCGCGTATCGCACCGTGCAGGAGGCGCTGACCAACGTCCGCAAGCACGCGCCCGGCGCCCGCACCCTGGTCACCGTCGACGTCGACGACGAGGCGCTGCGGGTGAGCATCCGCAACGGGCCGCCGGACGGGGCGGCGCCGCGTCCGGACATCCCCGGCGGCGGCCACGGCATCGTGGGCCTCCAGGAGCGCGCCGTGCTGCTCGGTGGCCGGCTCACCGTCGGGCCGACACCGGAAGGGGGCTACGCCGTGCGCGCCGAGGTGCCGCTGGAGCGCCCCGCGAAGCCCGCGTCCGCGCACTGA